A genome region from Wielerella bovis includes the following:
- a CDS encoding L-lactate permease — protein MALFLSVFPIVLLIWLMVKKNGMPSFIALPLTAVLIYILQLAYFGNSFMLLNANIVSGLISTLTPITVIFGAILFNRMMEVTGCMDVIRKWLGNINPNPIAQLMIIGWAFAFMIEGASGFGTPAAIAAPILVGLGFNPLKVAIFALVMNSVPVSFGAVGTPTWFGFGSLNLSTEDIAAIGLNTAIIHFVAGLIIPVMALNLITTREEIRKNIVFVILSVLSCTVPYCLLATVNYEFPALVGGAVGLGLSVLLANKGIGLSKDHEKDHQAEHLPTKTILKALSPLGMLMAILVVTRIHQLGIKGLLNDNTPLFKLPLGIFDFELSRALILNFKNIFGEGVSDVYRTLYVPALIPFVVTVLLSVWLFKTKPSDTKAMFGATLKQVKKPFLALLGALIMVKLMLVGGDGSMVKIIGKEFANMAGAYWMYFAPYLGAIGAFFSGSNTVSNLTFGGIQQQIALDTGLSVTLVLAMQSVGGAMGNMVCLNNIIAVCTVTDVKNQEGYIIKKTFLPMFVYGIIAAVVAGLLLS, from the coding sequence ATGGCACTCTTTCTTAGCGTATTTCCCATTGTGCTGTTGATTTGGCTGATGGTGAAAAAAAATGGCATGCCATCTTTTATCGCATTGCCACTCACAGCGGTTTTAATTTACATTTTGCAACTGGCATATTTCGGCAATTCTTTCATGCTGTTAAACGCCAATATTGTTTCAGGTTTGATTTCTACCCTAACACCCATTACCGTTATTTTTGGTGCGATTTTGTTTAACCGCATGATGGAAGTAACAGGTTGTATGGATGTTATCCGCAAATGGTTGGGTAACATCAATCCTAACCCAATCGCACAATTAATGATTATTGGTTGGGCATTTGCATTCATGATTGAGGGTGCGAGTGGTTTTGGTACACCAGCAGCGATTGCAGCCCCTATTTTGGTAGGCTTGGGCTTTAATCCATTGAAAGTAGCAATTTTTGCATTGGTTATGAACTCCGTGCCAGTATCATTCGGTGCAGTGGGTACACCTACATGGTTCGGCTTTGGCTCATTGAACTTGTCCACTGAAGACATTGCTGCGATTGGTTTGAATACAGCGATTATTCACTTTGTGGCAGGTCTCATTATTCCTGTTATGGCATTAAACTTGATTACCACTCGTGAAGAAATTCGCAAAAACATTGTATTTGTCATTTTAAGCGTACTATCTTGTACTGTTCCTTATTGCTTATTGGCAACTGTAAACTACGAATTCCCTGCTTTAGTAGGTGGTGCAGTCGGCTTAGGTCTTTCCGTTTTATTAGCAAACAAAGGTATCGGTTTAAGCAAAGACCATGAAAAAGACCACCAAGCAGAACATTTGCCAACCAAAACTATTTTAAAAGCCTTGTCACCTTTGGGCATGTTAATGGCTATTTTGGTGGTAACACGCATTCATCAATTAGGTATTAAAGGCTTATTGAATGACAACACACCATTATTCAAATTGCCTTTGGGTATTTTTGATTTTGAATTAAGTCGCGCATTGATTTTAAACTTCAAAAATATTTTTGGTGAAGGGGTAAGCGATGTATATCGTACACTATATGTACCTGCCCTAATCCCATTTGTAGTAACCGTATTATTATCAGTATGGCTATTCAAAACCAAACCTAGCGACACCAAAGCCATGTTTGGTGCAACCCTGAAACAAGTGAAAAAACCATTTTTAGCGTTATTAGGCGCATTGATTATGGTAAAACTGATGTTGGTGGGCGGCGATGGTTCTATGGTTAAAATCATCGGTAAAGAATTTGCCAATATGGCAGGTGCTTACTGGATGTATTTTGCTCCATATTTGGGTGCGATTGGTGCATTCTTCTCTGGTTCCAACACCGTATCTAACTTAACATTCGGTGGCATTCAGCAACAAATTGCACTGGATACTGGCTTATCCGTAACCTTAGTCTTGGCAATGCAATCAGTAGGTGGTGCAATGGGTAATATGGTTTGCTTGAACAACATCATTGCCGTATGTACCGTAACCGACGTGAAAAACCAAGAAGGTTACATCATCAAAAAAACATTCTTGCCAATGTTTGTATACGGTATCATTGCAGCAGTTGTAGCAGGTTTACTCTTGTCCTAA
- a CDS encoding LutB/LldF family L-lactate oxidation iron-sulfur protein yields MNTQVVHFHPRPETFKQNSQAALADKPLRKSLRTAMDMLMTKRKMVLSDEQELQMLRTLCEHVRQHALSKLPDLLVQLEENLTKRGVRVHWAETVEEAQQIIYGIMETHNGKLMVKGKSMVSEEIELNHYLESKGIRAVESDLGEFIVQMAGEKPTHIVMPAIHKTKEQVSELFHNNLGTELTDDVDKLTGFARAALRDIYRTADIGLSGVNFAVAETGTLCLVENEGNGRLSTTVPPVHIAITGIEKVVANLTDVVPLYSQLPRTAIGQPITTYFNMITGPRRSEELDGPQEMHLVLLDNGRSQAYGEEQMRRTLQCIRCGACMNHCPVYTRIGGAAYGTTYPGPIGEIISPHLMGLEKTRDLPTACSMCGACVEVCPVKIPITEQMARLREEAQRSPNENVNYPIKGQGASHSFGESIAWRIFNGSFGHTKAYRALGWFSTTFRALTPPWQLGWTENHVPLKPAEKTLQQMLAERKQNKQ; encoded by the coding sequence ATGAACACACAAGTAGTCCATTTTCATCCACGTCCAGAAACATTTAAACAAAATTCACAAGCAGCATTAGCAGATAAACCACTACGCAAAAGTTTGCGTACTGCGATGGATATGTTGATGACGAAACGTAAAATGGTATTGTCAGATGAGCAAGAATTACAAATGTTGCGTACCTTGTGCGAACACGTTCGTCAGCATGCATTATCTAAACTACCTGATTTATTGGTGCAGCTGGAAGAAAATCTAACCAAGCGTGGGGTTCGAGTTCATTGGGCGGAAACCGTTGAAGAAGCCCAACAAATCATCTATGGCATTATGGAAACACATAATGGCAAATTGATGGTTAAAGGCAAATCAATGGTCAGTGAAGAAATTGAACTGAATCATTATTTGGAAAGTAAAGGCATCCGTGCGGTAGAAAGCGATTTAGGTGAATTTATCGTACAAATGGCAGGCGAAAAACCTACACACATCGTTATGCCTGCTATTCACAAAACCAAAGAGCAAGTAAGCGAATTATTCCACAACAATCTTGGTACAGAATTAACTGACGATGTAGATAAATTAACTGGCTTTGCTCGTGCAGCCTTACGTGATATTTATCGTACTGCAGATATTGGTTTGAGTGGTGTTAACTTTGCCGTGGCAGAAACGGGAACATTATGTTTAGTGGAAAATGAAGGAAATGGCCGTTTATCTACTACCGTTCCTCCTGTTCACATCGCCATTACAGGGATTGAAAAAGTCGTTGCTAACCTAACAGACGTTGTACCATTGTACAGTCAATTACCACGCACAGCGATTGGTCAGCCAATTACCACATATTTCAATATGATTACAGGTCCTCGTCGCAGCGAGGAACTGGACGGTCCGCAAGAAATGCACTTGGTATTATTGGATAATGGTCGCAGTCAAGCCTATGGTGAAGAGCAAATGCGTCGCACACTACAATGTATTCGTTGTGGTGCATGCATGAATCACTGTCCTGTTTATACACGCATTGGTGGTGCAGCATATGGCACAACCTACCCTGGTCCAATTGGTGAAATTATTTCTCCACACTTAATGGGTTTGGAAAAGACTCGAGATTTACCAACAGCTTGTTCCATGTGCGGTGCATGTGTAGAAGTTTGTCCTGTGAAAATCCCTATTACAGAGCAAATGGCGCGTTTGCGTGAAGAAGCGCAACGCTCACCAAATGAAAACGTTAACTATCCTATTAAAGGACAAGGCGCATCACATAGTTTTGGTGAAAGCATTGCATGGCGTATTTTCAATGGCTCATTTGGTCACACCAAAGCCTATCGCGCACTAGGTTGGTTCTCCACCACTTTCCGCGCACTAACACCACCTTGGCAACTAGGTTGGACAGAAAATCACGTCCCATTGAAACCAGCAGAAAAAACCCTGCAGCAAATGTTAGCAGAACGTAAACAAAATAAACAATAA
- a CDS encoding LutC/YkgG family protein: protein MSARNNILAKLRKANAYPMDLPRTEEYYQEMSPSWDNEIERLKHWAKCMRAVKTEIFWVRENNWEETLIQVAQQKNLKNMLVSKNTEHGKRATTALQAASLEVRNFEQKIDDWKDEFFAEVDAGFTSSLCGIAHTGTIMLTSSVAEPRSQSLVPPVHFCLFDTRKMYDTFYAAMQGEKLAADMPTNVILISGPSKTADIQLTLAFGAHGPRDLVVLAVLPEHINPADLEVAA from the coding sequence ATGAGCGCACGCAACAATATTTTAGCTAAACTGCGTAAAGCCAACGCTTATCCAATGGATTTACCTCGCACAGAAGAATATTACCAAGAAATGTCGCCTAGTTGGGACAACGAAATTGAACGTTTGAAACATTGGGCAAAATGTATGCGCGCGGTAAAAACAGAAATCTTTTGGGTGCGTGAAAATAATTGGGAAGAAACATTGATTCAGGTTGCACAACAAAAAAATCTGAAAAATATGTTGGTATCTAAAAATACTGAGCATGGTAAACGTGCTACAACTGCGCTTCAGGCTGCCTCTTTGGAAGTTCGTAACTTTGAGCAAAAAATTGATGATTGGAAAGATGAATTTTTTGCGGAAGTAGATGCTGGTTTTACCAGTTCATTGTGTGGCATTGCACATACTGGCACGATTATGCTGACATCTTCTGTTGCAGAACCACGCAGTCAAAGTCTTGTTCCGCCTGTACATTTTTGTTTGTTTGATACAAGAAAAATGTACGACACATTCTATGCCGCTATGCAAGGCGAAAAATTGGCAGCCGATATGCCAACTAATGTTATTTTGATATCTGGTCCATCAAAAACCGCTGATATTCAATTAACCTTGGCTTTTGGTGCACACGGTCCACGTGATTTAGTGGTATTAGCTGTGCTGCCTGAACACATTAATCCTGCCGATTTGGAGGTAGCAGCATGA
- a CDS encoding (Fe-S)-binding protein: protein MNTNTPNITSKPSDVYFFGTCILDMMMPEAGMDAITLMEHLDIRVHFPMEQSCCGQPAFSSGHSKEALEVAKAQLDLFPEDWFIVVPSGSCGGMIKHHWPTLFKGTPYEEKANNIANRVVEFTNFLVAIGYEPEDKGEKIKVAVHTSCSARREMGVHITGWKLVDSLKNVERVVHDHESECCGFGGTFSVKHPDISGAMVTDKVQALKDTEAVEIISADVGCMLNIGGKIAKDEPNMPKPKHIATFLAERTGVKA, encoded by the coding sequence ATGAACACAAACACCCCAAATATCACAAGCAAACCCAGCGATGTGTATTTTTTCGGTACATGTATTCTGGATATGATGATGCCAGAAGCTGGTATGGACGCAATAACACTAATGGAACATTTGGATATTCGCGTACATTTTCCTATGGAGCAAAGCTGCTGTGGACAGCCTGCTTTTTCTTCTGGACACTCCAAGGAAGCTTTGGAAGTTGCTAAGGCTCAACTGGATTTATTTCCTGAAGACTGGTTCATTGTTGTGCCATCTGGTTCATGTGGTGGCATGATTAAACATCATTGGCCTACTTTATTTAAAGGTACGCCATATGAAGAAAAAGCAAATAATATTGCGAACCGAGTGGTGGAATTTACCAATTTCTTGGTAGCCATTGGTTATGAACCTGAAGATAAAGGCGAAAAAATTAAAGTTGCGGTGCATACTTCTTGCTCGGCTCGTCGCGAAATGGGTGTACACATCACGGGTTGGAAATTGGTAGACAGCCTGAAAAATGTAGAGCGTGTTGTGCATGACCATGAAAGCGAATGCTGTGGTTTTGGTGGTACATTCTCTGTCAAACATCCCGATATTTCAGGTGCAATGGTTACAGATAAAGTGCAGGCACTGAAAGATACTGAAGCAGTTGAAATTATCAGTGCAGATGTGGGTTGTATGTTGAATATTGGTGGCAAAATCGCCAAAGATGAACCCAATATGCCTAAACCTAAGCACATTGCCACTTTCTTGGCTGAACGTACAGGAGTGAAAGCATGA
- a CDS encoding primosomal protein N': protein MIYHHIALNTILPPLTYSHTAEIPLGSRVLVKLRGKTQIGIVWANQVQPDIDVHKILPIIQVFNDFRLPENWRQLIQFTSRYYHYPIGQTVFTALPSLLKENKAIELPEAPIFYTLNALGKTQTPPPKNHAKKLAIWHALLSGSLNLAALKKIHPKAKDFIQEYEQLGWLESTTLATPPIPPSQHILNAEQAAAAAAVKSHLFEYKTFLLHGITGSGKTEVYFDIMADVLARGKQVLFLLPEINLTPQLLTRVAQRFPDMPTAVLHSQTATGARGRDYLRAMLGQAKLVIGTRLSVFTPMADLGLVVVDEEHDNSFKQDNELRYHARDLAVWRARQAACPIVLGSATPSLETWHKAQSGAYQLLTLSNRANELAQLPEISVLDVRRVPLDNGFSPQVINLLKENFKNGGLSLVYLNRRGFAPALFCADCGHTFGCPNCSAKMVLHQRARQLRCHHCDFRQPVPHSCAECGNQDLTAVGQGTQRVEETLKNVLPHAKIARVDRDSTSRKTDWADLYAQIAANELDVLVGTQMLAKGHDFARLNLVVVLNADGSLFSSDFRAPERLFAELMQVSGRAGRAEHRGRVLIQTRLPEHEIFHAIKAQDFVLFAEHELAQRQLFNLPPFGFQAAIRADAVQMSEAVDFLNEIRDVIAPLLPENVWQMGAVPMLMARLAERERAQIFVESADRGALHRALGLWEQVLAQYRDNKIRWHIDVDYQEM from the coding sequence ATGATTTACCATCACATCGCCCTAAACACTATTTTGCCGCCACTCACTTACTCACATACGGCAGAAATTCCGCTTGGTAGCCGCGTGTTGGTCAAATTGCGCGGTAAGACGCAAATTGGCATTGTGTGGGCAAATCAGGTTCAGCCCGATATTGATGTTCACAAAATTTTACCAATTATTCAAGTGTTTAATGATTTCAGGCTGCCTGAAAATTGGCGTCAACTGATTCAGTTCACATCGCGCTACTATCACTATCCTATTGGGCAAACCGTGTTTACCGCGCTGCCCAGTTTACTCAAAGAAAACAAAGCCATAGAACTACCCGAAGCCCCGATTTTTTACACGCTCAATGCGCTGGGCAAAACGCAAACGCCACCACCCAAAAATCACGCCAAAAAATTAGCCATTTGGCATGCGCTGCTTTCAGGCAGCCTGAATCTTGCCGCGCTGAAAAAAATCCACCCCAAAGCCAAAGATTTTATTCAGGAATATGAACAACTTGGCTGGCTGGAAAGCACCACGCTCGCCACGCCACCCATTCCGCCATCGCAACATATTTTGAACGCGGAACAAGCTGCCGCCGCCGCCGCCGTCAAGTCCCATCTATTTGAATATAAAACATTTTTGCTGCACGGCATTACGGGTAGTGGCAAAACCGAAGTGTATTTTGACATCATGGCAGACGTGTTGGCGCGTGGCAAACAGGTTTTGTTTTTGCTGCCTGAAATTAACCTGACACCACAATTACTTACGCGTGTGGCGCAGCGTTTTCCCGATATGCCCACCGCCGTGTTGCACAGCCAAACGGCGACTGGGGCGCGTGGACGTGATTATTTACGCGCCATGTTAGGGCAGGCGAAATTGGTGATTGGCACGCGGCTGTCGGTGTTCACGCCGATGGCGGATTTGGGCTTGGTGGTGGTGGACGAAGAACACGATAATTCTTTTAAACAAGACAATGAGTTACGCTATCATGCCCGCGATTTGGCGGTGTGGCGGGCGCGGCAGGCGGCGTGTCCGATTGTGTTGGGCAGCGCAACGCCGAGTTTGGAAACGTGGCACAAGGCGCAATCGGGCGCGTATCAATTATTGACTTTATCCAATCGTGCCAATGAGTTGGCGCAATTGCCCGAGATTTCGGTGCTGGACGTGCGCCGTGTGCCTTTGGACAATGGTTTTTCGCCACAAGTGATTAATTTATTAAAAGAAAATTTTAAAAATGGCGGTTTGTCTTTGGTGTATTTGAATCGGCGTGGTTTTGCGCCAGCTTTGTTTTGTGCGGATTGTGGGCATACTTTTGGTTGCCCGAATTGTTCGGCAAAAATGGTTTTACATCAAAGGGCTAGGCAATTACGTTGCCATCATTGCGATTTCAGGCAGCCTGTACCGCATTCGTGCGCGGAATGCGGCAATCAGGATTTGACGGCGGTCGGGCAAGGCACGCAACGTGTTGAAGAAACATTGAAAAATGTGTTGCCCCACGCCAAAATTGCGCGTGTGGACAGGGACAGCACTAGCCGCAAAACGGATTGGGCGGATTTGTACGCGCAAATCGCGGCGAATGAGCTGGACGTGTTGGTGGGGACGCAAATGTTGGCGAAAGGGCATGATTTTGCGCGTTTGAATTTGGTGGTGGTATTAAATGCCGATGGTTCATTGTTTAGCAGCGATTTTCGTGCGCCAGAACGCTTGTTTGCCGAATTAATGCAGGTGTCGGGGCGAGCGGGACGGGCGGAACATCGTGGGCGGGTGCTGATTCAAACGCGGCTGCCTGAACACGAGATTTTTCACGCGATTAAGGCGCAAGATTTTGTTTTATTTGCGGAACACGAATTGGCGCAACGGCAATTATTTAATTTGCCACCGTTTGGTTTTCAGGCTGCCATCCGTGCGGACGCGGTGCAAATGAGTGAAGCGGTTGATTTTTTAAATGAAATTCGTGATGTGATTGCGCCTTTGTTGCCTGAAAATGTGTGGCAAATGGGTGCAGTGCCGATGTTGATGGCGCGACTGGCAGAGCGTGAACGGGCGCAGATTTTTGTGGAAAGCGCGGATAGGGGAGCGTTACATCGGGCGTTGGGTTTGTGGGAACAGGTGTTGGCGCAGTATCGGGATAATAAAATCCGTTGGCATATTGATGTGGATTATCAGGAAATGTAG
- the metF gene encoding methylenetetrahydrofolate reductase [NAD(P)H], giving the protein MSLSQKNLSFEFFPVRTPEGRAKQIHIRQQLRELSPSFFSCTSGAGGSTREGTLQMVRDILAEQTPVAPHLPCIGMTEEEIKILLDEYYALGVRRLVALRGDIPSGVGYGMQGFRYANELVEFVRQEYNDKFQIIVAAYPEYHPQAQSAADDVKNFVRKVKAGADFAITQYFFNTDAYFRFVDDVRAQGVDIPIIPGIMPIESFNKLARFSDLCGAEIPRWLRLKLHSYADDTASIKALALDVVGEMCERLLDGGASGLHFYTMNNAELTTTLCNRLEKH; this is encoded by the coding sequence ATGTCTTTATCACAAAAAAACCTCAGTTTTGAATTTTTCCCTGTACGAACACCTGAAGGCCGCGCAAAACAAATTCATATTCGCCAACAATTGCGCGAATTATCGCCTAGCTTTTTCTCTTGCACGTCTGGCGCAGGTGGCTCAACACGTGAAGGCACTTTGCAAATGGTGCGTGATATTTTGGCAGAACAAACCCCTGTTGCACCACATTTGCCTTGCATCGGCATGACTGAAGAAGAAATCAAAATTCTATTAGACGAATATTATGCTTTGGGTGTACGCCGTTTGGTGGCGTTGCGTGGCGACATTCCATCAGGCGTAGGTTATGGCATGCAAGGTTTTCGCTATGCTAATGAATTGGTTGAATTTGTGAGACAAGAATACAACGATAAATTTCAAATTATTGTAGCAGCCTATCCCGAATATCATCCTCAAGCACAAAGCGCTGCCGATGATGTGAAAAATTTTGTCCGCAAAGTGAAAGCTGGCGCAGATTTCGCTATTACGCAATATTTTTTCAACACCGATGCCTATTTCCGTTTTGTAGATGATGTACGCGCGCAAGGCGTAGATATTCCGATTATTCCAGGAATTATGCCGATTGAAAGTTTTAATAAATTAGCGCGTTTTTCCGATTTGTGCGGCGCAGAAATTCCCCGTTGGTTGCGCTTGAAATTGCATTCCTATGCGGATGATACTGCCTCTATCAAAGCATTAGCGTTGGACGTGGTGGGCGAAATGTGTGAACGTTTACTTGATGGTGGCGCATCGGGTTTGCATTTTTACACCATGAATAATGCTGAATTAACCACCACTTTATGCAATCGTTTAGAAAAACATTAA
- a CDS encoding IS630 transposase-related protein produces MAYSQDYRQMILEKLNSGYSYRELAAEYGISRSTIQLWKKCIERKPYPKRTNKINDELLRKDVEQFPDDFQRERAVRFNCSQRAIGVALKRLKITQKKDS; encoded by the coding sequence ATGGCTTATTCACAAGATTATCGCCAAATGATTTTAGAAAAATTAAATTCGGGTTACAGCTACCGTGAATTGGCAGCGGAATATGGCATCAGTCGCAGTACCATTCAACTATGGAAAAAATGCATTGAACGTAAACCCTACCCCAAAAGAACCAATAAAATCAATGATGAATTATTGCGAAAAGACGTAGAACAATTTCCTGATGATTTTCAAAGAGAACGCGCTGTTCGCTTTAACTGTTCACAAAGAGCCATTGGTGTGGCACTTAAACGGCTAAAAATCACTCAAAAAAAAGATTCTTAA
- the metE gene encoding 5-methyltetrahydropteroyltriglutamate--homocysteine S-methyltransferase, whose protein sequence is MNTFHLSGYPRVGEKRELKFAVEAFWKGAKSETELQEVAAEIRRLNWATQKAAGADLLPVGDFSFYDHVLDLICAVGAIPKRFGFDPANLTLEQYFQLARGNATQFAMEMTKWFDTNYHYIVPEWHADTEFSAHSARLIAQIKEAKAQGHDIKPTLVGPLTLLWLGKKKEEFGCRIKTLLPKLLPVYAQLLRELAAEGVDWIQIDEPILAVDAGDAWTNAFPEVYQELANTGVRIIIGTYFAGVSEHIKLLSSLPVHGVHIDCVRDYPQLEVFADNYPSSKVLSIGLVDGRNVWKANLTKIIDTLNPVKEIFGNNLWIAPSCSLLHSPQDLAVEEKLDPEIKNWMAFAAQKLVELGVIKQALAHGKDSVQAALKASDEAAADRATNKKIHNDAVKARLENLPAGADQRKSPFAERIKAQQAWMNLPVLPTTTIGSFPQTAEIRAARAAFKKGELSAADYDAAMKKEIAYCVEIQEKLQLDVPVHGEAERNDMVEYFGEQLAGYCFTQFGWVQSYGSRCVKPPIIFGDVSRPNPMTVYWSSYAQSLTKRPMKGMLTGPVTMFKWSFVRDDVPLSVVAKQIALALNDEVLDLEKAGIKVIQIDEPAIREAMPLKKSQWNEYLDWACEAFRLSSTGAQDSTQIHTHMCYSEFNDILPAIASMDADVITIETSRSDMDLLTAFGEFKYPNDIGPGVYDIHSPRVPAESEIEHLLRKAMNVVPVERLWVNPDCGLKTRGWEETTEQLEKMMNVTKKLRTELKVTR, encoded by the coding sequence ATGAATACATTTCACTTATCTGGCTACCCTCGCGTGGGTGAAAAACGCGAATTGAAATTCGCCGTAGAAGCCTTTTGGAAAGGCGCGAAAAGCGAAACTGAATTGCAAGAAGTGGCTGCCGAAATCCGCCGCTTGAACTGGGCAACCCAAAAAGCCGCAGGTGCGGATTTGTTGCCAGTCGGCGATTTTTCTTTCTATGACCATGTTTTGGATTTGATTTGTGCGGTTGGTGCGATTCCAAAACGTTTCGGTTTTGACCCTGCCAATTTGACTTTGGAACAATACTTCCAACTGGCGCGCGGCAATGCCACCCAATTTGCGATGGAAATGACCAAATGGTTTGACACCAACTACCACTACATCGTACCTGAATGGCATGCTGATACTGAATTTTCAGCGCATTCTGCGCGTTTGATTGCCCAAATCAAAGAAGCTAAAGCGCAAGGTCATGATATTAAACCGACTTTGGTTGGTCCTTTGACTTTGTTGTGGTTGGGTAAGAAAAAAGAAGAATTTGGTTGCCGCATTAAAACTTTGTTGCCCAAATTGTTGCCTGTTTATGCACAATTATTGCGCGAATTGGCGGCTGAAGGTGTGGATTGGATTCAAATTGACGAGCCGATTTTGGCGGTAGATGCGGGCGATGCGTGGACAAACGCGTTCCCAGAAGTTTATCAAGAATTGGCAAACACAGGCGTTCGCATCATCATCGGTACTTACTTCGCTGGCGTGAGCGAGCACATCAAATTGTTGAGCAGCCTGCCTGTACACGGTGTACACATTGACTGCGTGCGCGATTACCCACAACTGGAAGTATTCGCCGACAACTACCCAAGCAGCAAAGTGTTGTCCATCGGTTTGGTGGACGGTCGCAATGTTTGGAAAGCGAATTTGACCAAAATCATTGACACTTTGAACCCCGTAAAAGAAATTTTCGGCAACAATTTGTGGATTGCGCCAAGCTGCTCATTGCTGCACAGCCCACAAGATTTGGCGGTTGAAGAAAAATTAGACCCTGAAATCAAAAACTGGATGGCGTTTGCCGCGCAAAAATTGGTTGAATTGGGCGTGATTAAACAAGCTTTGGCTCATGGCAAAGACAGCGTTCAGGCTGCCTTGAAAGCATCTGACGAAGCGGCTGCTGACCGCGCAACCAACAAGAAAATCCACAATGACGCCGTTAAAGCGCGTTTGGAAAACTTGCCTGCTGGCGCAGACCAACGCAAATCGCCATTTGCCGAGCGCATTAAAGCACAACAAGCATGGATGAACTTGCCTGTCTTGCCAACCACCACCATCGGCTCTTTCCCACAAACGGCTGAAATCCGTGCGGCGCGTGCAGCGTTCAAAAAAGGCGAATTGTCTGCGGCTGATTACGATGCAGCAATGAAAAAAGAAATCGCCTACTGCGTTGAAATCCAAGAAAAATTGCAACTGGACGTGCCTGTACACGGCGAAGCCGAGCGCAATGACATGGTGGAATACTTCGGCGAACAGTTGGCTGGCTACTGCTTCACGCAATTTGGCTGGGTACAATCTTACGGCTCACGCTGCGTGAAACCGCCCATTATTTTCGGCGACGTTTCTCGTCCAAACCCAATGACGGTTTACTGGTCTTCTTACGCACAATCTTTGACCAAACGCCCAATGAAAGGCATGTTGACGGGTCCTGTAACCATGTTCAAATGGTCATTCGTGCGCGATGACGTGCCTTTGAGCGTGGTGGCGAAACAAATCGCTTTGGCATTGAACGATGAAGTGTTGGATTTGGAAAAAGCGGGCATCAAAGTCATTCAAATTGACGAACCTGCGATTCGTGAAGCCATGCCATTGAAAAAATCTCAATGGAACGAGTATTTGGATTGGGCTTGCGAAGCCTTCCGCTTGTCATCAACTGGCGCACAAGACAGCACACAAATCCACACCCACATGTGCTACTCTGAATTCAACGACATCTTGCCAGCGATTGCGAGCATGGACGCGGACGTGATTACCATTGAAACCTCACGTTCAGACATGGACTTGCTGACGGCATTTGGCGAATTCAAATACCCGAACGACATCGGTCCGGGCGTGTACGACATTCACAGCCCACGCGTACCTGCGGAAAGCGAAATTGAACACCTGTTGCGTAAAGCGATGAATGTGGTGCCTGTTGAGCGTTTGTGGGTGAACCCAGACTGCGGTTTGAAAACACGCGGTTGGGAAGAAACAACAGAACAACTTGAAAAAATGATGAACGTAACCAAAAAATTACGCACAGAATTGAAAGTAACACGTTAA